Below is a genomic region from Billgrantia tianxiuensis.
CCATCGAGAGCCCCTGTTTCTCAAGAACGCGGCGCAACTTCTTGAGCGCCTCCACCTGGATCTGGCGCACCCTCTCGCGGGTCAGGCCGATCTCATCGCCAACCTCTTCCAGCGTCGCCGCCTCGTGCCCGCGCAGCCCGAAGCGTCGTACCACCACTTCCATCTGCTTCTCGGTCAGCTCCGCCAGCCATTCGTCGACGTGCTGCTTGACATCGACATCGACCAACGACGATTCGGGGCCCTGCTCGTTGTCGTCGGCCAGGGTCTCGATCAGCGGCTTGTCGCTCTCGCCACCCATCGGATAGTCCACCGAGGAGACACGCTCGTTGAGCCCCATCATCTTCTTCACCGACTCGACCGGCTTGTCGAGATAGTCGGCGATCTCTTCCGGCGTGGCCTCGTGATCCAGCTTCTGGGTCAGCTCGCGGGCCGCGCGCAGGTAGATGTTGAGCTCCTTGACCACATGTATCGGCAGGCGGATGGTGCGCGTCTGGTTCATCAGCGCCCGCTCGATGGTCTGGCGTATCCACCAGGTGGCGTAGGTAGAGAAACGGAAACCCCGCTCGGGGTCGAATTTCTCCACCGCCCGGATCAGACCGAGATTGCCCTCCTCGATCAGATCCAGCAGCGTCAGCCCCCGATTGAGGTAGCGCCGGGCGATCTTGACCACCAGGCGCAGGTTGGACTCGATCATCCTCGCCCGGCCGGCCGGATCGCCTTTCTGCGCCAGGCGGCCGTAATAGACCTC
It encodes:
- the rpoS gene encoding RNA polymerase sigma factor RpoS → MSMLERDLQDVDLEDVTEAGQDLDTDSDTSDSDDDAAFEKALSREDKHYHHSLDATQIYLNEIGFSPLLTPEEEVYYGRLAQKGDPAGRARMIESNLRLVVKIARRYLNRGLTLLDLIEEGNLGLIRAVEKFDPERGFRFSTYATWWIRQTIERALMNQTRTIRLPIHVVKELNIYLRAARELTQKLDHEATPEEIADYLDKPVESVKKMMGLNERVSSVDYPMGGESDKPLIETLADDNEQGPESSLVDVDVKQHVDEWLAELTEKQMEVVVRRFGLRGHEAATLEEVGDEIGLTRERVRQIQVEALKKLRRVLEKQGLSMDNIFNE